From the genome of Bacteroidota bacterium:
AACGAAGGCATCAAAAAGTAATTGAAGAAGCCCCTTCGGCAATTCTTACACCAGAAGTAAGAAGAAAAATGGGTAAAGCTGCAATTGCTGTTGCCAGAGCATGCGATTATGTTGGAGCAGGCACAGTTGAGTTTTTAGTTGATGATAAACTCAATTTTTATTTCCTTGAAATGAATACTCGTTTACAGGTTGAGCATCCGGTTACTGAATACATTTGTCACATTGATTTAGTAAAAGAGCAAATTCGGATTGCCCGTGGTGAAGAATTAGGTTATAGCCAAGGTGATATTACCATTAAAGGGCATGCAATTGAAGCTCGAATTTATGCAGAAGATCCCCGTAATAATTTTCTTCCGGCTGTAGGAACACTCAATACATATATTCCACCACAAGGTAAAGGTATACGTGTTGATGATGGGTATGAAGAAGGCATGGAAGTTTCCATTTATTATGATCCTTTAATTGCAAAATTGATTTCTTTCGGTAAAACGAGAGATAAAGCTATTTTTCGTATGCAAAGAGCCATTGAGGAATATCGGATTTCAGGTGTAAAAACCACGCTTCCATTTTGTCGATTTGTTATGGAACATGAGGCATTTCAATCAGGCAATTTTGATACGCATTTTGTGGCTAATTATTTTAATCCGGATAAAATGGATAAAAACATTGTTGAGGAGCAAGAAATTGCAGCTTTGTTAGCGGCTAAAATAATTGCTGATACCAAAAATGCTAAGGTAGTTGAAAGCATTAGTAGTGACAAGCAAACAAGTTGGAAGAGAAATAGAAGTTAGTGCAAGAAAGTCAATAACTATTTGAATTTCAGCAATACCTGGTTTTTTTCAACAGCTGTTTCCTGCTTTACCTCGATACTTTTAATAACACCATCCACTGGAGATTTGATAATATTCTCCATTTTCATTGCTTCAAGCACAAAAAGAGATTGTCCAATAACAACTTCATCGTTTGCATTAACCTGAATTTCTTTAACCAAACCAGGCATAGGTGCTTTTACATCGCTTGCTTTTTTTGTAGCAGCTACATCGATACCCAAATTTGTCAGTAGTTCATCGTACTCATCTTTAACGCTAACTTTATAAACATTGCCACGAACGCTAATGACAAATGATTTTGTTTCAGGGTCAAAATCCAGCACAGAGGTGTTATACGATAAATTATCCTTGATAATATGATAGTAACTACATTCTTTGTCAATAAGTTTGAGATCCCAATTGAATTTCTTATTTCCAATTTTCCCGGATTTCAGTGAATCATCATCAAAATTGATGATTGTTTCTTTTTCTCCATTCACTTTGACTTTCAACATAATAAAATATTTTAATATCTGCTTATATGGATTTGATTTATCCCTTATTCATATACTCAAAGATAAATGAATTATTCTTAAAGTTTTTGATACACTCACAATCAAATTACCATCCTGTTTTGAACTAATTATTTAGTAAATCTCTCTCTTAGAAATTATTGAATTGTCGTTTTAAAAGGAATCCTGAATAATGGCAGTGATTGTGATTATTAAAATTTACCAGATAAATATATAGCATGTTTTTGAGAATAGTTTGTTAAAGTGTAATTTTGTTTACTAACAAATCCCAAATATAAGTAACCTATGAACTTCTTACGATCATACGAAAACGGATCACATAAACATGTTAAAAGTTATTTTGAAAACCTGATTTCTATAGCCATGGCTGATGGAAAAATGGACGATAGTGAATATGCGTTTTTATTACGTGTTGGCGAAAAGCTGTTTACAACAGAAGATGAAATAAAAAACATCCTGGATCATCCAAAACATTATGTATTTCATGCTCCTGCCAGCAAAGATGCACGTCTGGAACTCTTAAAGGATTTGGTTGCCATGTTGTTGGTAGACGGAAAAATTCTTGAGGAAGAAATAAAAATGTGCAGAAAATTTGCCATTGTGCTTCATTATAAACCAGAAATAGTTGTTCAAATAGTAAACTGTCTGGTAAAATATGCTTCAACAGAATTTGATAAATATGATGTGCTTGCAGAAATCGAAGAGATTGCTGAATGATTATAATGCGAGTTCCATGTGACCTTTTAAATTTAAATATAGACATATGAAACAAGCATGAGTAAAAAATTTCTCACACATAGGAATGATTATAATGCGAGTTCCATCTGACAACTAAAAAACAATTATAAACAGATGAAAAAGTTAATTCTTCTAACAGCTCTTGTATGTATAATGTCAAGTGTTCGGGCACAAGATGCCAATATGATGAAGTATGGCTTGAATGGTGGCCTTGGCTATGCTTTTGGAGCTAATCAAGGGATCGGAATAGGTGTTGGTGTTGAATTGGACTATAACTTAACCAAAACGGTTCCCTTCGGTATTTTTGCTCGTCTCGATCTCTATCATGGTCAATTGGTGGGTACCGGAGGCTTTTCATTTTCGTATGTACATGAATTGGCAGCCGACCGCTATCTTGAATTCAGAGGTCGTTTGGGAGGTTCTATTTTACCCGATAAAACCAATCCCATGCTGGGGATGAATATTGGGCTTGGCATTTATTACCAAAAGCTGTTAACGAAAAATACTTATTTTTATATTGGTCCAGCTTTTAATGGGATTTTTAATGGAAGCACTGTGCAGGATAACATGCAAATTATTGTGCTTGATGGTGGTATTGGCTTTTACTTACGCTAATTATTTTTCAACTCTCTATTAAGAAACTGGCTTAAAGCGTGATTAAATTTTCTTGCTTTATCAACACTCACAATGTGGCCGCTACGATTAAATGCAATAATATCGCAATTCAGGAATTTAGCTAAATCCAATCCTGATTGATAAGGAAAAACTTCATCATTTTTACCCCAAATTACTAAAAAATCATCTTGATCGTAATCGGTAAACTCATTGAATGTTACTTTGTTTTCAGGTAATTCTTCTAATAGGATGGTTTGTTCTTTCTGAAAACGTGACCAATATTTATCAAAGAGGTTTTGCAAAATAGAAGCAGGTAGTTTGATATCACGATACATGACTATGTCCATTAAACGCTGAAGTTCTTCTGCATTTTTTGGTACAAATAAATCAGATGCAGCTTTTACACCATTTTTATCTAGAAATTCATCTAAATAGTTGAGGTTAAAACTGGGTCCAGGACTATCAACAATCACAACTGATTGGATTCTTTCCTTATGGGTTCTATACAATTCAAAGCAAACAAAACCACCATAAGATAAGCCTACAATATGCATTTTGTCAATATTCAAGCTATCGAGCAATTGTATGATTGCTTCAGCTTGTGCATTTAGCGAGGGCGTTTTGCTTGAATTACTTTCTCCAAACCACAGAAGGTCAGGCACAATTACCTGATACGATTTAGCAAAATAAGGTAGTTGCCTGATAAAGGTTACATCTCCTTCTCCACCAAAACCATGAATTAATAACAAAGTTTCACCTTCTCCACCTATACTGTATGAAAGCGTCAAATCTTCCTGTTCGAATATATGTTTTTGGAAACCCATTTTTTGCAGGCTTTTTTCCTGGATTCGAAAATAGCTATCAGTTAAATTGCAGGAAGTGCAACAAAAAAGAGCAAACAATGAGCATATGATAATGGTTATAATAGCTTTCATATAGAACTGATAACACATCCTAATTTACAACATGTTTTGAGAAAAAATCAAAATAATATCGTCCACTTTAAACTGAATTTATATAATTTAGGTTTACAAAATTTGATTAGAATCTCATCATGAATAAACAGGAAGCCGATACAATTATTAAAGCATGTAATAAACATAAAATCAATGCCTATATACGAAAGGAAGGCGATCTTTATTTAGTTAATTTTATGGAAAGATTTGAATATCGGGTATTTAAAGCTGCGCAATATATGTGCAATTCTTTGGTATTGGAATATAAAATCCGAAAAGCCATGGTGGAAGAAAATCGTGAAACATATTTGAAAGGATTAAATTTTAGCAACAAACCCTCACAACGAAAACAAAGTTTTAAGCCGGGTAATTGGGCCGATAGGCACATGAATAAAAATGGCTCTTCTGTGGATTAAGTCTGTGACTTGATCCAGTTATCCAATTATTAAATTAGAAACTTTCATGAAATCAAAAGAGGCTGTCTCAAAAGTCATAAATTTTATCCTGTGGCGTCATTCCCATGAAAATGGGAATCTCATAATCAACAACTTAGGGATTGCCGCTTTCCTGCCTGCCGTCAGGCATGGCGCGAGAATGACGGTCTGAAGGACTTTTGATAAAGCCGCCAGATTATTTAAAGTTTGCAACTTACTCTTTTTGCTCTATCTTCCCATCCGCATGTTTCGCAAAGCGTTTTTTCTCTTTTCCATGCACGGGATCTTTACTATCCCAAGGCCAACCGCCAAATTGTGTGCTTTGATAATCTGTATAAGCTTGTTGAATTTCGGCCTTGGTATTCATCACAAAGGGGCCGTATTGCACCACTGGTTCATCAATGGGTTTTCCTTGAAGGAATAATAGCTGACAATCTTCAGCTCCCGTTTCAAGTTCAACTACTTTGTTTGAATAGAGCTCAATGGCATGATAATCTGAAATGCTTTCACCGGCTACTTTTAATTTTGATCCTTGGAAAAAGAATAGAGTTCGATTCAATCCAGCTTCATCAGCTGGAATCGTCCAGACGGAATTGGCTTTCATTTTTATCGTATAAATCTCCACATGATTGTCAGGATTGGCAGCCCAAGAATTGGGAGGAGAAGCTGGTGCTTTTATTCCATACAAACTCCCTGCAATTACCAACGCTTCAACTGCTTTATCTTCTGAACTATATATTGGAATATCGTCAGCCCATAGCATTTTAAAATGAGCATCCACAAATTTGTCTTTTTTTGGTAGGTTTAGCCAAATCTGAAAAAGTTCTAACTTATTATCTTTATCCATGTTTAACAAAGGAAACATTTCAGCATGTTGTATGCCTTTGCCTGCAGTCATCCATTGAACATCGCCTGCTGAATAGCGACCGGCAGCACCCATTGAATCCGCATGATCAACAAATCCCTCCCTAACAACAGTTATCGTTTCAAAACCTCGATGGGGGTGAACAGGAAAACCAGGAACTGTATCTCCATGATACATGCGCCAACCATCTTTGACTTCAAAATCATTTCCAATATTTCGACCAGCCAATGAAGCATCAGGGCCGAAATCTTTATTCCCTTTCGGATAGAAGTCTTCGTGATGCACACAAAACAAAAATGGATTCGCAGTTTCCCATTGAAATCCCAATGGACGGGTTTTGATAATTATGTCATTGCTCATAAACGCTTTATTTGAAAGTCTAGATAAATGTAAAAAAGGTTTACGGATGGCTTTTCCATAGCTGCTTATTCCTAACAAAAACAATGGAATAGCTCCAAATATTGATTTTATAATGAATTTTCTTCTGGATTGCACCTTTTTCATAGCTTAAGAAGATAAGCAAAATGATAGGACATTCTATCATAGTATATTGCTAATGCATTTAGTATACTGCACTATTAAGCATATTATTTCCTCTCTCTGGATTAAGTCTGTGACTTAATCCCATTATGTTTAGTTTCTAAAGCCTTTCACATCGACTCAAACAAGCATTTCATCGTTAAGTTGTTTGTAACTATTGCCAGGCTATACTGATTTGATTTTACCCCCCAAGTTGTAATCATTACTGTATTAATCCCTTTCTTCGTTTTTGTAGATGCTCTAAATTGATTTTCCCTATTTCTAAGTCCTTGTAAGTAGTTGGAATCAAGTGAAAATTCATTATTATAAAACTTAATTTCGCACAAATTCACAACATCATCATTTCGATCAATAACCAAATCTACTTGTGCTTTAGGGTTATGCCAACTATAGTTTTTGGATTCAATTTGGTTGCATTTCAATGCTTTTTTTACTTCTTTGTAATGTTTTAAACAAATTGTTTCAAAGGCATAACCACACCATGATTTGTACTCTTGCTTTTGAAAAATTTGTATCCATTTTGACCCTTTATATGGTCTCATAAACTGAAGGTAGAACAAACAGAATTCATCGTAGATTCGATATAGTGTCGTTTTTATGTCGTTTTTATACCCATCGTATTTTAATACGAAACCTGAAAGTATCAATTCATCGAGAGAATCGGAAAACCTTCCGCCTGATGAAATCTTTAATTCTTTCAAGATTTCGTCTCTACTAATCCCTTCTTTCTTATTTTTTGCCAGGGTATTCACTATTTTTTGGTGAAATGAATTTTCATTGAATAAAGATTTAAATACTTCATCGTATTCATCTTCCAGGTATGCACCATGTTGAAAGCATAAGCGATCTATTGTTATTACAGCTGACTCTCCAGCTTTTACGTGCTCCAGATATTCAGCAACACCCCCTAATACCATATAAATCTTCAATATTTCATACTCTTCCATCGGGATTCTCTTATACTTGAAGAAGGCTTGAGTTTCTTGCAGATTGAATGGCTTAAGCTTAATTGTTTGTGTTATTCTTTTACTGAGTCCTTTTGAATTATTAATAATTTTTTTGACCATATATGAAGCTGCTGATCCACATACAACTACTAGCAAGTCGTTTCTTGTGGTACAGTAGTCATTCCAGAAGTTTTCAAATGCAGATAAGAAGCCAGATTTGTGTGAATCCACCCAAGGAAATTCATCGATAAATATTACCTTTTTCTTCTTTGATTCTTTAATCCTTTTAAGGAATGTTTTGAGATAACTAAATGCTTCCAGCCAATCAGTTGGTTGATTCTGATCTTTAAAATCATTCGTTACTTCATTTAGTTTAAGTATGAAGTTTTTTATTTGATCTGCTCTTTTTCCAGTGCTTAATCCAGTAAAACTAAACATAATTTTATTGTCAAAAAATTCTCTAATTAAGTAGGTTTTTCCAATTCTTCTCCTTCCATAAATAGCGAGCAGTTCTGATCTTTGGCTTGCTAGTGAGTCGGTTAAAACTTGCTGCTCATATGCTCTTCCTACTATTGTTCTCGACATGATTTTGCTTTTCTTGAATATTTATTGATGTGCCAAAAATACAAATAAATTGCTAATATGGCACGATAATAAATTACTGAAATGGTTATTGATGTGCCAATTTGATAAATATGGTAGCCGTATGGCACACTAATAAATAGGTAAAATTGATTGTGTATAGAACGCAGTTTAATTAAATTACACATTAGGAAATTCTAAGAATGATTCAGGCACATGTGGACGCTTGCAACAGTGAAGGGGAGGATACTTTTTGTGGTTATTTCCATTGTAGAACAAAGCATTTATGGATAATTAAAATTGTTAAAAGAGAAAATTGAACTTATAAATCTCTAATTTTGGAAAATAAAGGCTAAAATGAATTATAATGAGCATACGTTTTTGTTCAACTAATATCACTTGAATAATGAATCCAGTATATCAATACATCGTTACAGAAACGATTAAAAGAAAAATTAAGCAGAAGAACCAAAAACTTCCTGTTAAGCAATATGAAAAAGAAGTCACAAAAGTAAAAGTGGAGCTCAAACATTTAGTTCGCGATAGTTTTTTTATAGCTTTAGGAATTCTATCAGCTTGTGTTGGGTTAAATGGATTTTTACTTCCCAATATGTTTATTGATGGTGGTGTTACAGGTATTTCGCTTATTCTTACTGAGTTAACCGGAGTTCCTTTGTCCGTTTTATTAGTCTTGGTAAATATTCCTTTTATCATCATGGCATTTTCTACCATCAGTAGAAAATTTGCTTTAAGAAGCATGCTGGCCATTATTCTTTTGGCTATTTCTGTTCATTTTATTCACATGCCAATAATAACTGCTGATAAACTTTTAATTGCTGTGTTTGGTGGTTTCTTTCTTGGATTGGGAATTGGATTATCCATTCGAGGAGGTTCTGTAATTGATGGAACGGAAGTTTTAGCAGTTTTTATTAGCAAAAAAACTTCAATGACCATTGGTGATGTAATCCTTGTTTTTAATGTGCTTATTTTTATGGCTGCAGCTTATGTGTTCTCAATTGAGATTTCCCTATATGCCATGCTGACCTATTTGTCTGCATCAAAAACTGTTGATTTTGTTGTGTCTGGAATAGAAGAATATTTAGGAATAACAATAATATCTGAAAAAAATGAAGAAATCAGGTTGGCTATTACCGAAAAACTAGGTCGTGGCTGTACAATTTACTTTGGCAAAAAAGGATTTGCCAAAGAAGGTAAAGACTTGCAACCAATTGACATTGTTTATACCTTAATAACCCGCTTGGAGTTAGCAAAACTCCACACAGAAATCGACAAAATTGATGAAGATGCATTTATTGTGATGCATAGCATAAAAGATGCAAAAGGAGGGATGATAAAAAAGCGGCCACTGAAATAATGAGTTTAATTCAGCTGAATCATATTTCATTTTGCATCTAATTGTATTTACAAACAATCATTTAGAACATATTTTTTTGAATTCTTAGCCATAAAACAGTCCTGCCCCAGGACCCAATGGCAATTTGAGTAATATCCATCCAATAAGTAATAGAGACCATAAAACAAAAAATGCTAAAGAATAAGGAAGCATGGTTGATATTAAAGTTCCAATTCCTGCTTTTTTATCATATTTTTCAAAATACACTATTATCAGAGCAAAGAAACTCATCATTGGAGATATGATATTTGTAACGCTATCACCAATTCTGAAAACAACTTGAGATAATTCAGGTGAGTAACCAAGGAGCATAAACATAGGAATAAATACGGGACCCAAAATAGCCCATTTTGCGGAAGCACTGCCCATAAACATATTGATAATTCCAGAAAGAATTATGAATGAAATTGCAAGCGGAATTAGGCCAATATCCAGGCTTTGAATGAATTCTGCACCGCTAACAGCAAGAATTAGCCCCAGATTACTCCATTTGAAATAAGCAACAAATTGTGCTGCAAAGAATACGAGTACCAAAAATGCTGCTAAAGTTTTGAAGTTGTCGACCATCCCTTTAACAACATCAGAATCAGATTTAAAATTCCCAGTTATAAAACCATAAACTATCCCCAAAATAGAAGCAATAATAAATAAAATTGCAATGAAGCCTTTTAAAACAGGAGATTTGAATATAGAATTATCAGGTCCTCTAAGCAAACCATTTTCAGGATAAAGACCTGCAGCAATTAAAAGGATAAAGAATATTGTTACAATACCCACTATCTTCAGACCTTTCTTTTCCTTGGCTGAAAGCTTTTCAAGTTTATCGGCCTTCACCTCTCCAGAATATTTGCCTAGTCGAGGTTCAACAAATTTGTTTGTTACCCATGTGCCAGCAAATGCAAGAATGAATGTGGATGCAACCATGAAATAGTAATTGGCTGTTGGTAAAACATAGTAATCCTTGTCTATAATATTTGCAGCTTCTGTTGATATACCAGCAAGCAATGGGTCAATTGTTCCAATGAATAAATTAGCACTAAAGCCACCTGAAACGCCTGCAAATGCAGCTGCCATTCCAGCAATGGGATGTCGGCCAACAGATTGAAAGATGATTGCTCCCAATGGGATAATAAGTACATAGCCAAGATCTGAGGCAATATTTGAGAGTATACCTGCTAAAACAACTACAAAAGTTATAATTTTAGTTGGTGATTTTATGATCATCAACCTGATAGCTGCACTAATTAATCCACTGCTTTCAGCTATTCCAATTCCCAATAAGGCAACCATAACAATTCCTAATGGAGCAAATCCAGTATAGTTTTCAACCATTTCCAAAAGAATTTTATGAAATCCTTCTTTTGAAAGCAGATTGATTGTATTTATAGTTTCTCCAGTTGCCGGATGTAAAGCATTCCAGCCTAAGTAATATCCAATTACTGATAATAGCAAAACAATTAATGCAAGTATTCCAAATAAACTTGCCGGATGAGGAAGTGCATTCCCTCTCTTTTCAACAAAGGATAGTATTCTGGATTTTTTCGTGCTTTTGGATATTTCCATGTTTTCAGTTTACTTTAATAGAAATTCAATGAAAAAATGATATCATTGTTTTACAACAGTTTGAAAATTATAAGAGCATAAATTATAAAGCGAATATACCTGAACAAGGCCCAAAGTAGATATTTTTTAAAATCAAACTTTATTAATCCTGAAGCTAAACTTACAATTGAATGAGGAATGGGAGATATTGCACCAATAACAACTAATAGACCACCCCATTTTCGTAGATTTATCATATGCTTTGCAATCTTGATTTCAATATGATTTTGGATAGCAGGAATAAGAAATATATATCGACCAAGGAAGTAGGAAAAAATACCTGCAATATATGATAATGTTGCTAAAATGATTAGAAAGAACCAGGGATTAGCCGATTTAGAACTCCATGCAATAAATACCTCAGGAGGTAATAAGCCTAGAATACTTTCTGAAACTAAAAAAACTAAAAACACTATTGCTGGTTTAAAGCTGGTAACTAAAGTATTGAGAATCGCATGGATATCGATAAAAAAATACTCCAGTACTAATAATACTCCTGTAAAAACAAGAATAATTAAGCCCGCTTTAAATGCTGTGTTCTTTAAAAATTTGTAAAACATCGCTTTTCGATAATATCGATGTAATACATTCATTTTCTGGTATGTTGTCATATACTGATTAATCGGTGTTGTATTCCTGTATTATTATTGTAAACAACTATTAACATCCATTTGCATCGAAATGGATACTCATTTCAAATTTAGTAGAATGAGTTTCTGCTCATACAAATCTGAAATATTCGTAGTTTTAGTTGGAAATCTTAGGAGGTTGCCAAATAGAGATGCTTGTTTGTGGAATTAAGAAGTAGTTCTGTAAGATTGAAATTTCGCTATTAAGTTTTGCCAGTGAACAAAAATCATCCGTTTGACTTATTTGATCATCATCAATAGTATCATTGTCTATTGTCATATTATTTTCTTGATTATTTGTAGGTATCGATGGTTCTTCAATAACAGTAATGGTATTTGCTTGTACGCCATAACCAAAAAGGATAATCATAAGAAATATGA
Proteins encoded in this window:
- the accC gene encoding acetyl-CoA carboxylase biotin carboxylase subunit is translated as MEKILVANRGEIALRVMRSAKEMGIKTVAIYSEVDRLAPHVRYANEAVCIGPAPSKDSYLRIDKILKICKDLKVDGIHPGYGFLSENAEFAKLVEAEGIKFIGPNPKAIEMMGNKLAAKDAVKDYNIPMVPGTDYAIGDIDEAKKIAAKIGFPILIKAAAGGGGKGMRIVEDVESFEEQMKLAVSEATNAFGDGSVFIEKYIASPRHIEIQILADNYGNIIHLNERECSIQRRHQKVIEEAPSAILTPEVRRKMGKAAIAVARACDYVGAGTVEFLVDDKLNFYFLEMNTRLQVEHPVTEYICHIDLVKEQIRIARGEELGYSQGDITIKGHAIEARIYAEDPRNNFLPAVGTLNTYIPPQGKGIRVDDGYEEGMEVSIYYDPLIAKLISFGKTRDKAIFRMQRAIEEYRISGVKTTLPFCRFVMEHEAFQSGNFDTHFVANYFNPDKMDKNIVEEQEIAALLAAKIIADTKNAKVVESISSDKQTSWKRNRS
- a CDS encoding acetyl-CoA carboxylase biotin carboxyl carrier protein subunit produces the protein MLKVKVNGEKETIINFDDDSLKSGKIGNKKFNWDLKLIDKECSYYHIIKDNLSYNTSVLDFDPETKSFVISVRGNVYKVSVKDEYDELLTNLGIDVAATKKASDVKAPMPGLVKEIQVNANDEVVIGQSLFVLEAMKMENIIKSPVDGVIKSIEVKQETAVEKNQVLLKFK
- a CDS encoding TerB family tellurite resistance protein, giving the protein MNFLRSYENGSHKHVKSYFENLISIAMADGKMDDSEYAFLLRVGEKLFTTEDEIKNILDHPKHYVFHAPASKDARLELLKDLVAMLLVDGKILEEEIKMCRKFAIVLHYKPEIVVQIVNCLVKYASTEFDKYDVLAEIEEIAE
- a CDS encoding alpha/beta hydrolase gives rise to the protein MGFQKHIFEQEDLTLSYSIGGEGETLLLIHGFGGEGDVTFIRQLPYFAKSYQVIVPDLLWFGESNSSKTPSLNAQAEAIIQLLDSLNIDKMHIVGLSYGGFVCFELYRTHKERIQSVVIVDSPGPSFNLNYLDEFLDKNGVKAASDLFVPKNAEELQRLMDIVMYRDIKLPASILQNLFDKYWSRFQKEQTILLEELPENKVTFNEFTDYDQDDFLVIWGKNDEVFPYQSGLDLAKFLNCDIIAFNRSGHIVSVDKARKFNHALSQFLNRELKNN
- a CDS encoding pirin family protein, whose translation is MSNDIIIKTRPLGFQWETANPFLFCVHHEDFYPKGNKDFGPDASLAGRNIGNDFEVKDGWRMYHGDTVPGFPVHPHRGFETITVVREGFVDHADSMGAAGRYSAGDVQWMTAGKGIQHAEMFPLLNMDKDNKLELFQIWLNLPKKDKFVDAHFKMLWADDIPIYSSEDKAVEALVIAGSLYGIKAPASPPNSWAANPDNHVEIYTIKMKANSVWTIPADEAGLNRTLFFFQGSKLKVAGESISDYHAIELYSNKVVELETGAEDCQLLFLQGKPIDEPVVQYGPFVMNTKAEIQQAYTDYQSTQFGGWPWDSKDPVHGKEKKRFAKHADGKIEQKE
- a CDS encoding ATP-binding protein; amino-acid sequence: MSRTIVGRAYEQQVLTDSLASQRSELLAIYGRRRIGKTYLIREFFDNKIMFSFTGLSTGKRADQIKNFILKLNEVTNDFKDQNQPTDWLEAFSYLKTFLKRIKESKKKKVIFIDEFPWVDSHKSGFLSAFENFWNDYCTTRNDLLVVVCGSAASYMVKKIINNSKGLSKRITQTIKLKPFNLQETQAFFKYKRIPMEEYEILKIYMVLGGVAEYLEHVKAGESAVITIDRLCFQHGAYLEDEYDEVFKSLFNENSFHQKIVNTLAKNKKEGISRDEILKELKISSGGRFSDSLDELILSGFVLKYDGYKNDIKTTLYRIYDEFCLFYLQFMRPYKGSKWIQIFQKQEYKSWCGYAFETICLKHYKEVKKALKCNQIESKNYSWHNPKAQVDLVIDRNDDVVNLCEIKFYNNEFSLDSNYLQGLRNRENQFRASTKTKKGINTVMITTWGVKSNQYSLAIVTNNLTMKCLFESM
- a CDS encoding YitT family protein produces the protein MNPVYQYIVTETIKRKIKQKNQKLPVKQYEKEVTKVKVELKHLVRDSFFIALGILSACVGLNGFLLPNMFIDGGVTGISLILTELTGVPLSVLLVLVNIPFIIMAFSTISRKFALRSMLAIILLAISVHFIHMPIITADKLLIAVFGGFFLGLGIGLSIRGGSVIDGTEVLAVFISKKTSMTIGDVILVFNVLIFMAAAYVFSIEISLYAMLTYLSASKTVDFVVSGIEEYLGITIISEKNEEIRLAITEKLGRGCTIYFGKKGFAKEGKDLQPIDIVYTLITRLELAKLHTEIDKIDEDAFIVMHSIKDAKGGMIKKRPLK
- a CDS encoding AbgT family transporter, with product MEISKSTKKSRILSFVEKRGNALPHPASLFGILALIVLLLSVIGYYLGWNALHPATGETINTINLLSKEGFHKILLEMVENYTGFAPLGIVMVALLGIGIAESSGLISAAIRLMIIKSPTKIITFVVVLAGILSNIASDLGYVLIIPLGAIIFQSVGRHPIAGMAAAFAGVSGGFSANLFIGTIDPLLAGISTEAANIIDKDYYVLPTANYYFMVASTFILAFAGTWVTNKFVEPRLGKYSGEVKADKLEKLSAKEKKGLKIVGIVTIFFILLIAAGLYPENGLLRGPDNSIFKSPVLKGFIAILFIIASILGIVYGFITGNFKSDSDVVKGMVDNFKTLAAFLVLVFFAAQFVAYFKWSNLGLILAVSGAEFIQSLDIGLIPLAISFIILSGIINMFMGSASAKWAILGPVFIPMFMLLGYSPELSQVVFRIGDSVTNIISPMMSFFALIIVYFEKYDKKAGIGTLISTMLPYSLAFFVLWSLLLIGWILLKLPLGPGAGLFYG
- a CDS encoding short-chain dehydrogenase → MNVLHRYYRKAMFYKFLKNTAFKAGLIILVFTGVLLVLEYFFIDIHAILNTLVTSFKPAIVFLVFLVSESILGLLPPEVFIAWSSKSANPWFFLIILATLSYIAGIFSYFLGRYIFLIPAIQNHIEIKIAKHMINLRKWGGLLVVIGAISPIPHSIVSLASGLIKFDFKKYLLWALFRYIRFIIYALIIFKLL